One stretch of Alcaligenes aquatilis DNA includes these proteins:
- a CDS encoding aspartate aminotransferase family protein: MNSPYFAPQQIASELNLQSHWMPFTANRQFQQDPRLVVKAEGNWLYDQEGRQIFDGLSGLWTCGAGHARHEIQAAVHRQLGQLDYSPAFQFGHPTAFQLADKLTQRTPDGLDHVFFTNSGSECTDTVVKMVRAYWRIKGQATKTRLIGRARGYHGVNVAGTSLGGIGGNRKMFGQLMDADHLPHVLQADCAFTRGQPETGGLTLADELLKLIELHDASTIAAVFVEPVSGSAGVLVPPTGYLQRLRQICDQHNILLVFDEVITGLGRLGTYTGADYFGVTPDIMTMAKQLTNGAIPMGAVIASKEIYQTFMGQDLPLHTVEFSHGHTYSAHPVACAAGLAALELLEQDNLLQRSAELAPHFEQALHQLRNSPNVIDIRNCGLAGAIQLAPRNGDPTIRPFEAGLQLWKQGFYVRFGGDTLQFGPAFTTTHAQLDSLFDAVGGVLKQLA; this comes from the coding sequence ATGAACTCACCCTACTTTGCGCCACAGCAGATTGCCAGTGAACTCAATCTCCAGTCCCACTGGATGCCCTTTACCGCGAACCGACAATTCCAGCAGGACCCGCGTCTGGTCGTCAAAGCCGAAGGCAACTGGCTGTATGACCAGGAGGGTCGCCAGATTTTTGACGGCCTGTCCGGGCTTTGGACTTGCGGGGCTGGACACGCCCGTCATGAAATCCAGGCCGCCGTGCATCGCCAACTCGGACAACTGGACTATTCTCCCGCCTTTCAGTTTGGACATCCCACCGCGTTTCAACTGGCCGACAAACTAACCCAGCGCACCCCCGACGGTCTGGATCATGTTTTCTTCACCAACTCCGGTTCTGAATGCACCGACACTGTCGTAAAGATGGTGCGAGCCTACTGGCGCATCAAAGGCCAGGCAACAAAAACCCGTCTGATTGGCCGCGCTCGTGGCTATCACGGCGTGAACGTGGCCGGTACCAGCCTGGGCGGTATCGGCGGCAACCGCAAAATGTTCGGTCAATTGATGGATGCCGACCACCTACCCCACGTGCTGCAAGCCGATTGCGCCTTCACACGCGGCCAACCCGAAACAGGGGGCCTTACCCTGGCCGACGAACTACTGAAGCTGATCGAACTGCACGACGCCAGCACCATTGCCGCCGTTTTTGTCGAACCCGTCTCGGGCTCGGCAGGCGTACTGGTGCCCCCTACCGGCTATCTGCAACGCCTGCGCCAGATTTGCGATCAGCACAACATCCTGCTGGTCTTTGATGAAGTCATCACTGGACTGGGCCGCCTGGGCACCTACACCGGAGCCGATTACTTTGGCGTCACCCCCGACATCATGACCATGGCCAAGCAACTGACCAACGGTGCCATTCCCATGGGCGCGGTCATTGCCAGCAAAGAGATCTACCAAACCTTCATGGGCCAGGACCTGCCACTGCACACCGTGGAGTTCAGCCACGGCCACACCTACTCCGCCCACCCTGTCGCCTGCGCCGCAGGACTGGCTGCCCTGGAGTTGCTGGAACAGGACAACCTGCTGCAACGTTCTGCCGAACTGGCCCCGCATTTTGAGCAGGCCCTGCACCAGTTACGCAATAGCCCGAATGTGATCGACATCCGCAACTGTGGCTTGGCAGGTGCCATCCAACTGGCCCCGCGTAACGGTGACCCCACCATCCGTCCCTTTGAAGCCGGCCTACAGCTGTGGAAACAAGGCTTTTACGTACGCTTTGGTGGCGACACCCTGCAATTTGGCCCCGCCTTCACCACCACACACGCCCAGCTTGATTCATTATTCGATGCCGTCGGTGGCGTCCTGAAGCAACTGGCTTAA
- the murI gene encoding glutamate racemase: MSSPTTPTFAQAPIGLFDSGVGGLSIWRALRQSLPNENLLYLADSQCAPYGDRSPEWIIERTLCMTQLLVDQGCKALVIACNTATLVAAQALRDTLSIPIIAIEPAIKPAAALSRNRSIALMATSRTLDSGGLQSLIERYASNVEVIRIPCPGLADRVEALQLSGPEIEAELRARLAPALQSQADTLVLGCTHYPFLRPTIEAISGSRFHILEPSFAVAAQVHRRLEQANCLNTQAQAGNSAFISSAPMEQARQVIRALTGLAEPTMLTFPTQAGTRPIVAD; encoded by the coding sequence ATGAGTTCTCCCACAACACCTACCTTTGCTCAGGCTCCCATCGGCCTGTTTGACTCGGGTGTGGGCGGTCTGTCCATCTGGCGCGCCCTGCGCCAGTCCTTGCCAAACGAAAACCTGCTGTATCTGGCCGACTCACAATGCGCCCCGTACGGCGACCGTTCCCCGGAATGGATCATCGAGCGCACCCTGTGCATGACACAGTTGCTGGTCGACCAAGGCTGCAAAGCACTGGTCATCGCCTGCAACACCGCCACCCTGGTGGCAGCCCAGGCCTTGCGCGACACGCTAAGCATCCCCATCATCGCCATCGAACCCGCTATCAAACCCGCTGCTGCCCTGAGTCGCAACCGTAGCATCGCCCTGATGGCCACCAGTCGCACCTTGGACAGCGGCGGCCTGCAAAGCCTGATCGAACGCTACGCCAGCAACGTGGAAGTCATCCGTATCCCCTGCCCCGGCCTGGCCGACCGCGTCGAAGCCCTGCAGTTAAGCGGCCCGGAAATCGAAGCAGAGCTGCGCGCCCGCCTGGCCCCTGCCCTGCAAAGCCAGGCCGACACACTCGTGCTGGGTTGTACCCACTACCCCTTCCTGCGCCCCACCATCGAAGCCATCAGTGGCTCACGCTTCCATATCCTGGAACCCTCCTTCGCGGTCGCCGCTCAAGTCCACCGCCGCCTGGAACAAGCTAACTGCCTGAACACACAGGCTCAAGCAGGCAACAGCGCCTTCATCAGCAGCGCCCCCATGGAGCAAGCGCGACAAGTCATCCGAGCACTGACAGGACTGGCAGAACCCACCATGCTGACATTCCCGACGCAAGCCGGAACACGCCCTATCGTCGCGGACTAG
- a CDS encoding LamG-like jellyroll fold domain-containing protein produces MTFTSRPQKSPTVQRLQQAGLSLSLALLLTACGSGSGGNDGPANPGTNPETPTVEPGDKPQALGGKKALIVTIDGLSYEALLQARQAGQHPALKNLTIAPAQTGGYAGTASEQRTLPLPGWASLITGVWADEHGLRGVGQEDTKLNSPTLVAQTSKPTQAALALSTGDYRTLWSQDLQEGRIIEAANCTDSDSCVSEQTQKYLQEGKSLILAQIQAPARAANQAGLGSPAYQQAVNDSLAALDKLFALIDKRTQADASEDWLIILTTSYGLDEFGGTTGSQFNRNKTSFIATNKTLASLPAIDSQVSSSTDMNTLAAVIDIAPTVLSHLGLQNEQYRFRGSPLQADTRVHNLVFSKPADKNMVDLSWVLQGEASQEIQVMRDGKLIATLPAGTTQYSDPLPASDTAQTYSLYYSVQVGKAASTLKADVGYQPPPKLADTLKNGLLSYYTFNSQPFTDAKGGSTLQTSTPAVPAGQLIAADFLDPSTPKGGLRIMGSNVDGNGNRGYRLSMSRNLFTLSSVQQMTIGFWLRTANNCHGYGASIMANKNYDSGNNPGFALGLFNANGCDIRFNTGYGGGRNESQGYNITPDEWAYVAVVIDKAQGKMLGHVFDPKKGAQFGSVALEARTLQALGGTGTGELGLNEDVTGQYYKRWGRSDINMDFGELAMWDRALSTDELTSIYESRQPLSSLQP; encoded by the coding sequence ATGACCTTCACCTCCCGTCCCCAGAAATCCCCCACCGTGCAGCGCCTGCAACAAGCCGGGCTCTCTCTGTCCCTGGCGCTGCTGCTGACCGCCTGCGGCAGCGGCTCCGGTGGTAATGATGGCCCAGCTAACCCTGGCACCAATCCCGAAACCCCTACCGTAGAGCCCGGCGACAAACCCCAGGCGCTGGGCGGCAAAAAAGCCCTGATCGTCACTATCGACGGCTTAAGCTACGAAGCCCTGCTGCAAGCCCGTCAAGCAGGCCAGCACCCTGCCCTGAAAAACCTGACCATTGCCCCCGCACAAACCGGTGGCTACGCGGGCACTGCCAGCGAACAACGCACCCTGCCACTGCCTGGCTGGGCCTCCCTGATTACCGGCGTCTGGGCAGACGAGCACGGCCTGCGCGGTGTCGGCCAAGAAGACACCAAACTCAATAGCCCCACCTTGGTCGCCCAGACCTCCAAACCAACCCAGGCCGCCCTGGCCTTGAGTACCGGCGACTACCGCACACTGTGGAGTCAGGATCTGCAAGAAGGCCGCATCATCGAAGCGGCCAACTGCACCGACTCTGATAGCTGTGTCAGCGAGCAAACCCAAAAATACCTGCAAGAAGGCAAATCTCTGATCCTGGCTCAAATCCAGGCCCCCGCCCGTGCGGCCAATCAGGCAGGCCTGGGTAGCCCGGCTTACCAACAGGCCGTCAACGACTCCCTGGCTGCGCTGGACAAGCTGTTCGCCCTGATCGACAAACGCACACAGGCCGATGCGTCGGAAGACTGGCTGATCATCCTGACCACCAGCTACGGCCTGGACGAATTTGGCGGCACCACCGGCTCGCAATTTAACCGCAACAAGACCAGCTTTATTGCTACCAATAAAACCCTGGCCTCCTTGCCTGCCATCGACAGCCAAGTCTCCAGCAGCACGGACATGAACACCCTGGCCGCCGTCATTGACATCGCGCCCACCGTCCTGTCCCACCTGGGTCTGCAAAACGAACAATACCGCTTCCGTGGCTCGCCCCTGCAAGCCGACACCCGCGTACACAATCTGGTTTTCAGCAAACCGGCCGACAAGAACATGGTGGACCTGAGCTGGGTGCTGCAAGGCGAAGCCTCGCAAGAAATCCAGGTCATGCGCGATGGCAAACTGATCGCTACCTTGCCTGCCGGTACTACTCAGTACTCCGATCCACTGCCTGCCTCCGATACCGCGCAAACCTACTCCCTGTATTACTCGGTCCAGGTGGGCAAGGCGGCCTCGACCCTGAAAGCCGATGTAGGCTACCAGCCCCCACCCAAGCTGGCTGACACCCTGAAAAACGGCCTGCTCAGCTATTACACCTTCAATAGCCAGCCCTTTACCGACGCCAAAGGTGGCAGCACGCTGCAAACCTCGACCCCTGCCGTGCCGGCCGGTCAGTTGATTGCCGCTGACTTCCTGGACCCCAGCACACCCAAGGGTGGGTTGCGCATCATGGGCAGCAATGTCGATGGCAACGGCAACCGTGGTTACCGCCTGTCCATGAGCCGCAACCTGTTCACTCTGAGCAGCGTGCAGCAAATGACGATTGGCTTTTGGCTGCGCACTGCCAACAACTGCCACGGCTATGGCGCCTCCATCATGGCCAACAAGAACTATGACTCGGGCAACAACCCCGGTTTTGCATTGGGCCTATTTAACGCCAACGGCTGCGACATCCGCTTTAACACGGGCTACGGTGGCGGCCGCAACGAGAGCCAGGGCTACAACATCACCCCCGACGAATGGGCCTATGTGGCCGTCGTCATCGACAAGGCCCAAGGCAAGATGCTGGGCCACGTGTTTGACCCCAAAAAAGGCGCGCAGTTTGGCTCGGTGGCTCTGGAAGCCCGTACTTTGCAAGCCCTGGGGGGCACCGGCACGGGCGAACTGGGCTTGAACGAAGACGTTACCGGCCAGTACTACAAACGCTGGGGACGCAGCGACATCAATATGGACTTTGGCGAACTGGCCATGTGGGACCGCGCCCTGAGCACGGACGAACTGACCAGCATTTACGAATCCCGCCAGCCTCTGTCCAGCCTCCAACCCTGA
- a CDS encoding phosphocholine-specific phospholipase C: MTSRRNFLRNMTGASLAAGSLAAFPPSIRKALAIPANNKTGTIKDVEHIVVLMQENRSFDNYFGTMKGVRGFGDRFTIPLPNGRNVWQQNLSSTETIMPYHLDSTKGNAQRVNGTPHAWVDGQQAWDHGRMAFWPKYKRPHSMGYYREAEVPFQFAMANAFTLCDAYHCSMHTGTNSNRMFMWTGTNGPTGTGECTVNNAWDSLGSSALGYEWKTYPERLEEAGISWKVYQNLPDNFTDNSLAGFKQYRRANEQSGKPNNTPYEPSDDIGNPLYKGVANTMPDGGFFGQLRKDVEEGNLPQISWVVAPAAYSEHPGPSSPVQGAWYTQELLDALTSNPEVWSKTVLLVNFDENDGFFDHVPSPSAPSIDPDTGKPMGKTTLTDEQIAFEYYNYPSPTGLMGQPPRDGKVFGPGVRVPMYVISPWSRGGWVNSQVFDHTSVIRFMEERFGVMEPNISPYRRAVCGDLTSAFNFASPNDEPLPTLNGRRSRDEADAIRRAQERLAQVPQPLDNQRIPVQQTGVRPSRALPYELHVSARCDSEKGVQLLFSNTGKAAAVFHVYDKLNLDRIPRRYMVEPDQMLDDVWDVQTDNLGHYDLWVLGPNGFHRHFRGDVSVLSQSEAARPEIRVCYEVTKGDVYLEMMNGGQSACTFTIQSMAYREDGPWEVTVEPGQQSKQSWALKSSGHWYDFVVRSSNDPSYYRRFAGRVEFGAHGVSDPALGIPAYL, encoded by the coding sequence ATGACTTCACGCCGCAATTTCCTACGCAATATGACCGGTGCCAGCCTGGCTGCCGGTTCCCTGGCCGCTTTCCCTCCCAGCATCCGCAAGGCGCTGGCCATTCCGGCCAACAACAAGACGGGCACCATCAAGGATGTGGAACACATCGTCGTCCTGATGCAAGAGAACCGCTCATTCGACAACTACTTTGGCACGATGAAAGGCGTACGTGGTTTCGGGGACCGCTTCACCATCCCGCTCCCGAATGGCCGCAATGTCTGGCAGCAAAACCTGAGCTCCACCGAAACCATCATGCCCTACCACTTGGACAGCACCAAGGGCAATGCTCAGCGGGTCAACGGCACCCCCCACGCCTGGGTCGATGGGCAGCAAGCCTGGGACCATGGCCGCATGGCTTTCTGGCCCAAGTACAAGCGCCCCCACTCCATGGGCTACTACCGCGAAGCCGAGGTGCCGTTCCAGTTCGCCATGGCCAACGCCTTTACCCTGTGCGATGCCTACCACTGCTCCATGCACACCGGTACAAACTCCAACCGCATGTTTATGTGGACGGGAACTAACGGCCCAACCGGGACGGGTGAATGTACCGTCAACAACGCCTGGGACAGCCTGGGTTCCTCGGCGTTGGGCTACGAGTGGAAGACTTATCCCGAGCGTCTGGAAGAAGCCGGTATCAGTTGGAAGGTCTACCAAAACCTGCCTGACAATTTTACTGACAACTCGCTGGCAGGCTTCAAACAATATCGTCGTGCCAACGAACAATCGGGCAAGCCAAACAATACCCCTTACGAGCCGTCGGATGACATTGGTAATCCCCTGTACAAGGGCGTGGCCAACACGATGCCCGACGGTGGTTTCTTCGGCCAACTGCGCAAGGATGTCGAAGAAGGGAATTTGCCCCAGATTTCCTGGGTCGTGGCACCGGCCGCCTACTCCGAACACCCTGGCCCATCCAGCCCGGTGCAAGGTGCTTGGTACACGCAGGAACTGCTCGATGCACTGACATCGAACCCCGAGGTCTGGAGCAAGACCGTTCTGCTGGTCAACTTTGATGAAAACGACGGTTTTTTTGACCACGTACCGTCCCCTTCGGCACCATCCATTGATCCGGACACGGGCAAGCCTATGGGCAAAACCACCCTGACCGATGAGCAGATTGCTTTTGAATACTACAACTACCCCAGCCCCACAGGCTTGATGGGTCAACCTCCACGTGACGGCAAGGTATTTGGCCCCGGGGTACGCGTTCCGATGTACGTGATCTCTCCGTGGAGCCGTGGTGGCTGGGTGAATTCGCAAGTCTTTGACCACACCTCCGTGATCCGCTTCATGGAAGAGCGCTTTGGCGTGATGGAGCCCAATATCAGCCCCTATCGCCGTGCAGTATGTGGTGACTTGACCAGTGCCTTTAACTTCGCCAGCCCGAACGACGAACCTCTGCCCACCTTGAACGGACGTCGTAGCCGTGACGAGGCCGATGCCATCCGCCGTGCCCAGGAACGCCTGGCTCAGGTGCCTCAGCCCCTGGACAATCAGCGCATTCCTGTGCAGCAAACCGGTGTGCGCCCGTCGCGTGCCCTGCCCTATGAACTGCACGTCAGCGCCCGCTGCGATAGCGAAAAAGGCGTACAGCTGCTGTTCTCCAACACAGGCAAAGCCGCTGCTGTTTTCCATGTCTACGATAAGCTGAATCTGGACCGCATTCCCCGCCGCTACATGGTCGAACCCGACCAGATGCTGGACGATGTCTGGGACGTTCAGACCGATAACCTGGGTCACTACGACCTGTGGGTACTGGGCCCGAACGGCTTTCACCGTCACTTCCGTGGCGATGTCAGCGTACTGAGCCAGTCCGAGGCCGCTCGCCCCGAAATTCGTGTCTGCTACGAAGTCACCAAAGGCGATGTCTATCTGGAAATGATGAACGGCGGCCAGTCTGCCTGCACCTTCACCATCCAATCCATGGCCTACCGCGAAGACGGCCCTTGGGAAGTGACGGTTGAACCCGGCCAGCAGTCCAAACAGTCCTGGGCCCTGAAGTCCAGCGGCCACTGGTACGACTTCGTGGTCCGCAGCAGCAACGACCCAAGCTACTACCGTCGCTTCGCAGGTCGAGTGGAGTTTGGCGCACATGGCGTCAGCGACCCAGCCCTGGGGATCCCCGCCTACCTGTAA
- the gspF gene encoding type II secretion system inner membrane protein GspF produces the protein MGTYHYEAVDQAGRSERGVLEAESERLARQQLLSRGLLTVSLKAGRSRAVARARSAGLRRTELSWLTRQLASLVAAGLSLEASLGVVIEQATRRPLVQLLAALRADIRAGQSLSDALANHPRDFPEIYRALVRAGEQSGELEQVLDRLASFIEDSGALRGKVLTAFIYPAIVSLISVAMVVFLLSYVVPQVVGAFTQAKQQLPMLTRVMIGASDLLRDWGVVLFVVLLLLAVLAAFLLRQPALKLAFHRRLLSVPVLGGYLLGVDTARFAATLAILAGSNVALLTALEAAGRTVSNLALRDAVNQAAIHVREGLPLATALQRSALFPPLLVQLIASGEKTGELAPMLDRAATTLSTELERKALTMTALLEPLMILLMGGLVLLIVLAVMLPIIEMNQLVQ, from the coding sequence ATGGGGACCTATCACTATGAGGCCGTGGATCAGGCCGGTCGCAGCGAACGGGGGGTGCTGGAGGCCGAGAGCGAGCGTCTGGCACGCCAGCAATTGCTGTCCCGAGGTCTGCTGACCGTTTCCCTGAAAGCGGGGCGCAGTCGTGCTGTGGCTCGTGCCCGCAGTGCGGGTTTGCGCCGCACCGAGCTATCCTGGCTGACTCGTCAGTTAGCCAGTCTGGTGGCGGCGGGCTTGTCTTTGGAGGCCAGCCTGGGAGTGGTGATTGAGCAGGCGACGCGTCGGCCTTTGGTGCAACTGCTGGCAGCCTTGCGTGCTGATATCCGAGCAGGACAAAGCCTGAGCGATGCCCTGGCCAATCACCCTCGTGACTTTCCTGAAATTTACCGAGCATTGGTGCGGGCAGGTGAGCAGTCCGGTGAACTGGAACAAGTGTTGGATCGTCTGGCCAGCTTTATCGAAGACAGCGGAGCCTTGCGCGGCAAGGTGCTGACAGCCTTTATTTATCCCGCCATCGTCAGCCTGATTTCTGTGGCGATGGTGGTGTTTTTGCTGAGCTATGTCGTCCCCCAGGTGGTGGGCGCATTTACCCAAGCCAAACAGCAATTGCCCATGCTCACGCGCGTGATGATCGGCGCCAGCGATCTGTTACGCGACTGGGGTGTGGTGCTGTTTGTGGTGTTACTACTGCTGGCTGTGCTGGCCGCTTTCCTGTTGCGACAACCGGCCTTGAAGCTGGCCTTTCATCGGCGGCTGTTAAGCGTGCCCGTTCTGGGGGGCTATTTGCTGGGTGTGGATACTGCTCGTTTTGCCGCCACGCTGGCGATTCTGGCTGGTAGCAATGTGGCTTTGCTGACCGCTCTGGAAGCGGCAGGACGTACGGTCTCGAATCTGGCCTTGCGCGATGCGGTGAATCAGGCCGCTATTCATGTGCGCGAGGGTCTGCCTTTGGCGACTGCCTTGCAACGCAGTGCCTTGTTCCCGCCATTATTGGTACAACTGATTGCCAGCGGTGAAAAAACTGGCGAACTGGCCCCTATGCTCGATCGTGCGGCCACGACCTTGTCGACTGAACTGGAGCGCAAGGCCCTGACCATGACCGCCTTGCTGGAACCCTTGATGATTTTGCTGATGGGGGGCTTGGTCTTGCTGATTGTGCTGGCCGTGATGCTGCCTATTATCGAGATGAATCAGCTGGTGCAGTAA
- the gspE gene encoding type II secretion system ATPase GspE: protein MTRLPYSWARQHRAVLTQQQGVGTLVISERTPDWALVELRRRYPELDERQIPDAELDTLIDASYAQGDDAASVVDAAANEVDLDRLMQELPAVTDLLENQDDAPVIRMINALFTQAVRDGASDIHLEPYETHSVVRYRVDGRLRDIVSPRRALHGALVSRIKIMASLDIAEKRLPQDGRIALKVGGRALDLRVSILPTGHGERAVMRLLDKSAGQLELERLGMAPDILAQLDELIHQPHGIVLVTGPTGSGKTTTLYAALGRIDTARSNVLTVEDPIEYDLPGVGQTQVNPRIELSFARALRAILRQDPDIIMIGEIRDLETAQIAVQASLTGHLVLATLHTNDAVSAATRLVDMGVEPFLLASTLRGVLAQRLIRKLCRHCRQPAEQGQYRASPEGCQQCAHTGYQGRTGIHELYRIDERAQHLLNDAGAEPALRQAARESGMRSLREDAQRWVEQGVSTPEEVLRVTREL, encoded by the coding sequence ATGACCCGCCTGCCTTACTCCTGGGCACGTCAGCACCGCGCGGTGCTGACGCAGCAGCAAGGTGTGGGCACGCTGGTGATTAGCGAGCGCACACCGGATTGGGCCTTGGTGGAGTTGCGGCGACGCTATCCCGAGCTGGACGAGCGGCAAATCCCAGATGCCGAACTGGATACCTTGATTGATGCCAGTTATGCACAGGGCGACGATGCTGCCAGCGTGGTGGATGCCGCTGCCAACGAGGTGGACCTGGATCGACTGATGCAGGAACTGCCCGCTGTCACCGATTTGCTGGAAAATCAGGACGATGCGCCGGTCATTCGCATGATCAATGCCTTGTTTACCCAGGCCGTGCGCGATGGCGCCAGTGATATTCACCTGGAGCCGTATGAAACCCACTCGGTCGTGCGCTATCGGGTGGATGGCCGTTTGCGAGATATCGTCAGCCCGCGCCGGGCCTTGCACGGAGCCTTGGTGTCCCGTATCAAGATCATGGCCAGCCTGGATATTGCCGAAAAGCGGCTCCCACAAGATGGCCGTATTGCCTTGAAAGTAGGAGGCAGGGCGCTGGACCTGCGTGTCTCGATTCTGCCTACCGGACATGGCGAACGCGCCGTGATGCGCCTGCTGGACAAGTCAGCCGGGCAACTGGAGCTAGAGCGTCTGGGCATGGCCCCGGATATTTTGGCTCAGCTCGATGAGCTGATTCATCAACCACACGGCATTGTGCTGGTCACCGGGCCTACCGGCAGCGGTAAAACCACGACTTTGTATGCCGCTTTGGGGCGCATTGATACGGCACGCAGCAATGTGCTGACCGTCGAAGATCCGATTGAGTATGACTTGCCTGGCGTCGGCCAGACGCAGGTCAACCCTCGTATTGAATTGAGTTTCGCGCGCGCCTTGCGCGCCATATTGCGACAAGACCCGGACATCATCATGATCGGAGAAATCCGGGATCTGGAAACCGCGCAGATTGCGGTGCAGGCTTCCCTGACTGGCCACTTGGTGCTGGCTACCTTGCACACCAATGATGCGGTGTCTGCGGCCACTCGCTTGGTGGATATGGGGGTGGAGCCTTTTTTGCTGGCCTCTACCTTGCGGGGTGTGCTGGCCCAGCGATTGATACGCAAACTGTGCCGACATTGCCGTCAACCTGCCGAGCAGGGGCAATACCGGGCTAGCCCTGAAGGTTGCCAACAGTGTGCCCATACGGGCTATCAGGGGCGTACTGGGATTCATGAGCTGTATCGCATCGATGAACGTGCCCAGCACTTGTTAAATGACGCCGGAGCCGAACCTGCCTTGCGTCAGGCCGCGCGTGAATCGGGCATGCGAAGCTTGCGTGAAGATGCTCAGCGGTGGGTGGAGCAGGGCGTCAGTACGCCTGAAGAAGTATTGCGCGTCACGCGCGAGTTATAG